From one Excalfactoria chinensis isolate bCotChi1 chromosome 9, bCotChi1.hap2, whole genome shotgun sequence genomic stretch:
- the LAMP3 gene encoding lysosome-associated membrane glycoprotein 3, with amino-acid sequence MGRSKSHLVLLAFACAFSSCCAEVGVKLSPQTTSFHHTITSALPLSVYHSPPHQSTTVQRNSTGSLSHATTLQTTDQHWVTTAPASHTAAQAGENTSKAYGQTSSTAVTTTGANTAAAGQATTQAMETVTPAEKNTTASPDSQITTCVDTVTNTTMENTTSNTQTTTSATTTTATTTTATTNSTANPTTSSSNHTTSGNPTPTAMINTTTTHHGTHTTIPSTTTMVRPTLAPQPSPIPTVTYIISSSNKTCIKAVMGLQLMALSKQKKQMEYFTVNHNATQISGSCGIMQSVLNITFTGGFISFVFVKKDPTYYVSTIEAELQLPSEGILYYAAFRQQYFTAKLGNSFKCASKQTFGSEKAYQLFIVNMQLQAFDIDDNQFGKEEECFLDKSTQAVPVAVGLSILGLLVIVFVTFLISRKKPYRGYERI; translated from the exons ATGGGAAGGAGCAAATCACACTTGGTCTTGCTAGCCTTTGCCTGTG cattttcttcctgctgtgctgaagtGGGTGTCAAGCTATCTCCACAAACCACGTCCTTCCACCATACCATTACTTCTGCTCTGCCACTTTCTGTTTATCATTCCCCACCCCATCAAAGCACCACAGTTCAACGTAACAGCACAGGCTCCCTAAGCCATGCAACTACTCTGCAAACAACAGACCAACACTGGGTAACAACAGCACCAGCTTCTCATACGGCAGCTCAGGCAGGAGAAAATACCAGCAAAGCGTATGGCCAGACATCTTCCACAGCGGTAACCACGACTGGGGcaaacacagctgcagctggccAGGCTACAACGCAGGCAATGGAAACAGTTACACCAGCTGAGAAGAACACAACTGCGTCCCCAGACAGCCAAATCACAACATGTGTGGACACAGTTACAAACACAACCATGGAGAATACAACATCAAATACGCAAACAACAACGAGTGCCACAACTACTACAGCCACAACTACTACAGCCACTACCAACAGTACTGCAAATCCCACCACAAGCTCATCTAATCACACAACTTCTGGAAACCCAACACCCACAGCCATGATCAACACAACCACCACTCATCACGGGACTCATACAACCATCCCATCTACTACAACGATGGTGAGACCCACTTTGGCACCACAGCCTTCTCCCATCCCCACTGTCACATACATCATTTCCAGCAGCAACAAGACCTGCATCAAAGCAGTGATGGGTTTGCAACTGATGGCTCTAAGCAAGCAGAAG AAACAGATGGAGTACTTCACTGTCAACCACAACGCCACCCAGATATCTGGAAGCTGTGGGATTATGCAGTCTGTGCTGAACATCACTTTCACTGGAGGGTTTATAAGCTTTGTCTTTGTAAAG AAAGATCCGACATACTATGTCAGTACAATTGAGGCTGAATTACAGTTACCTTCTGAAG GTATACTTTACTACGCAGCCTTCCGCCAGCAGTATTTCACAGCAAAGCTGGGGAATTCCTTTAAGTGTGCCAGCAAGCAAACCTTTGGCTCGGAGAAAGCCTACCAGCTATTCATTGTTAATATGCAGCTGCAGGCCTTTGATATTGATGACAACCAGTTTGGAAAAG aagaagaatgtTTCCTTGATAAAAGCACACAAGCAGTTCCCGTTGCTGTGGGCCTGAGTATCCTGGGGCTGTTGGTCATTGTGTTTGTCACGTTTCTGATTTCCAGGAAAAAGCCCTATAGAGGATACGAACGTATCTGA